In Carassius gibelio isolate Cgi1373 ecotype wild population from Czech Republic chromosome B2, carGib1.2-hapl.c, whole genome shotgun sequence, a single genomic region encodes these proteins:
- the LOC127950750 gene encoding neuropilin and tolloid-like protein 1 encodes MVLRVKLLVVVASLVNLGFPGAPTAPPKRAIVKNNSGVTPAGLCGAWVKEADGGLFTSPNYPEKYPPDRECIYIIEASPRQCIDLYFDEKYAIEPSWECKFDHIEVRDGPFSFSPIIGRYCGQESPTYVRSSGRYLWIKFVADGELEATGFSAWYNFTQDPDFKDLGVQPPLPICEFEMSGPEGIVESVMVTKEGKALQTEAVDCRWYIRAPPGSKIYLRFLDYEMQNSNECKRNFVAVYDGSSSVEHLKNKFCSTVANDVMLLTSLGVIRMWADETSRRSRFRILFTTFHEPPCEGDSFFCHGNMCINHTLVCNGIQNCVYPWDENGCKEKRKATILDSLDNTNVTIIGVTCGVVIILLTVSIIIQIKQPRKKYIIRRDEFDPALLHEAFEPPEYELCTLRQATSCDGDVLPEDFPKLQRTSSKCIHGHHCGSQVSSTRGSRSDLSLRDGAAILSDMEPTIQPPFPLQATPTGRRNILVMKHSYSHDGAEECDLDDELYDGPTTSRGRAAVDRTVHRSISNDF; translated from the exons ATGGTGCTCCGGGTGAAACTGCTTGTTG TTGTTGCAAGTCTCGTCAATCTTGGATTTCCTGGAGCACCAACAGCACCACCAAAGAGAGCTATAG TTAAAAACAACTCAGGTGTGACGCCGGCAGGGTTGTGTGGTGCTTGGGTCAAAGAAGCTGATGGAGGGCTTTTCACATCTCCTAACTATCCTGAAAAATATCCTCCTGACCGAGAATGCATATACATAATTGAAG CTTCTCCAAGGCAATGCATTGACCTGTATTTTGATGAAAAGTATGCTATTGAGCCATCGTGGGAGTGTAAGTTTGACCACATTGAAGTCAGGGATGGCCCCTTCAGCTTTTCTCCTATTATTGGCCGCTACTGTGGACAAGAGAGCCCGACCTATGTTAGGTCCAGTGGACGATACCTTTGGATAAAATTTGTGGCAGATGGTGAACTAGAAGCCACTGGATTTTCAGCTTGGTACAATTTCACCCAAG ATCCTGATTTCAAAGACCTTGGAGTTCAACCACCTCTTCCTA TTTGTGAATTTGAGATGAGCGGGCCAGAGGGGATTGTGGAGTCAGTAATGGTTACCAAAGAGGGCAAAGCGTTGCAGACAGAGGCTGTAGACTGCAGGTGGTACATAAGAGCTCCTCCTGGATCGAAG ATCTATTTGCGTTTCCTGGATTATGAAATGCAGAACTCAAACGAGTGCAAGCGTAACTTTGTGGCGGTGTATGATGGGAGCAGCTCGGTGGAACACCTAAAGAATAAATTCTGCAGCACGGTGGCCAACGACGTGATGCTGCTGACTTCACTAGGTGTGATTCGCATGTGGGCCGATGAGACCAGCCGCAGGAGCCGGTTCCGTATCCTCTTCACCACCTTCCACGAGC CTCCGTGTGAAGGAGACTCATTCTTCTGTCATGGTAACATGTGTATTAACCACACATTGGTGTGCAATGGTATCCAAAACTGTGTCTATCCTTGGGACGAGAATGGTTGCAAAG agaaaagaaaagccACTATCCTGGACAGTCTCGACAACACTAATGTGACCATTATAGGCGTGACCTGTGGAGTGGTGATTATCCTGCTCACCGTctcaataataattcaaataaaacagcCACGGAAGAAGTACATCATCCGCAGAGATGAATTCGACCCTGCATTGCTGCACGAGGCCTTTGAACCACCAGAATACGAGCTGTGCACGTTACGGCAAGCAACCTCATGCGACGGTGATGTTTTACCTGAAGACTTCCCCAAACTGCAGCGTACCTCGTCCAAATGCATCCACGGCCACCACTGTGGCTCCCAGGTGTCCAGCACTCGAGGCAGCCGCAGCGATCTCAGCCTGCGAGATGGTGCAGCCATTCTCTCAGACATGGAGCCAACCATACAACCTCCATTTCCTCTGCAAGCTACACCTACTGGCCGCAGGAATATCCTAGTGATGAAGCACAGCTACTCGCATGATGGGGCTGAAGAGTGCGACCTGGATGATGAACTTTATGATGGGCCCACCACCAGCCGTGGGCGAGCTGCAGTGGACAGAACTGTGCATCGGTCAATATCCAATGACTTCTAA
- the LOC127950765 gene encoding ATP synthase subunit C lysine N-methyltransferase codes for MSEFGIESNHSTETHKQGSAGDGSFKKRLGIFATCVVGGSLVALYAVTGPFIAPALRKVCLPFVPATRTQIENVLNVLKTRSGSLVDIGSGDGRIVIAAAKSGFKAVGFELNPWLVWYSRFKAWREGVHHNTSFYISDLWKVSFSEYSNVVIFGVPQMMEQLEVKLQTELQSSAKVVACRFPFPTWTPDDVAGEGIDTVWVYNAKTFKPPIRNYKDSERPN; via the exons ATGTCTGAATTTGGCATAGAATCAAATCACTCCACAGAGACTCATAAGCAGGGTTCAGCTGGTGACGGTTCTTTTAAAAAACGACTCGGTATTTTTGCTACTTGTGTGGTCGGAGGGTCATTGGTGGCTCTGTACGCAGTGACCGGACCGTTTATAGCACCAGCTTTGAGGAAAGTTTGTCTCCCGTTTGTTCCTGCAACGAGGACTCAAATTGAAAACGTTCTTAATGTTTTGAAAACTAGATCTGGTTCTCTGGTGGATATCGGCAGCGGAGATGGACGTATA GTTATCGCTGCAGCAAAAAGTGGTTTCAAGGCAGTTGGCTTCGAGCTGAACCCCTGGCTGGTGTGGTACTCCCGATTCAAAGCCTGGAGGGAAGGTGTTCATCACAACACTTCTTTTTATATTTCTGACCTTTGGAAG GTCAGTTTTTCAGAGTACTCCAATGTGGTCATCTTTGGTGTTCCTCAAATG ATGGAGCAGCTTGAAGTCAAGCTCCAAACAGAGCTCCAGAGTTCAGCCAAAGTAGTGGCTTGTCGCTTTCCATTTCCCACTTGGACTCCTGATGATGTCGCTGGAGAGGGGATTGATACCGTTTGGGTTTATAATGCCAAGACATTCAAACCTCCCATCAGAAATTATAAAGACAGTGAAAGACCGAACTAA